The proteins below come from a single Aegilops tauschii subsp. strangulata cultivar AL8/78 chromosome 6, Aet v6.0, whole genome shotgun sequence genomic window:
- the LOC109741200 gene encoding type I inositol polyphosphate 5-phosphatase 5 has product MSTHHHHHSLSSNAVPRDIPKPASADELAKNGKKKKSFMSNIFRKKGRSGAGSSDKRPPSRRDRDFLFDLEEKYGERERADAAAAAEFLDASPAVRKSVSDRHCATRIESLTLSCLDSPNRNVDTREYRVFVGTWNVGGRPPNSSLNLEDFLQIEGLPDIYVLGFQEIVPLNAGNVLVVEDNEPAAKWLALIYQALNKPQQQQQAQAQQQQDQPSSGDELSPTESVASSSSSRARPSIPKSSSSGALFFSKPSLKALSKSYRVNSALVKTCTCMANPSTMHRRAREMRDFIYRVEASPSGADDPDPSCSSSSSAMTTPAGPDAGGVVGGGGMSYCLIASKQMVGIFLSVWVRRELVQNIGHLRVDSVGRGIMGRLGNKGCIAMSMTLHQTSVCFVCSHLASGEKDGDEVRRNSDVAEILKSTQFPRICKVPGQRIPEKIIDHDRIIWLGDLNYRVALSYDETRVLLEQNDWDTLLENDQLMIERQAGRVFKGWKEGKIYFAPTYKYKLNSDTYAGETTKSKRKRRTPSWCDRILWHGKGIEQLQYIRGEHRFSDHRPVCSVFVVEADADNGSRIRKGYSTLDSRVHCESPLPIPQRHSFYDF; this is encoded by the exons ATgtcaacccaccaccaccaccacagcCTCAGCAGCAATGCCGTCCCCCGCGACATCCCCAAGCCCGCCTCCGCCGACGAGCTCGCCAAGAATGGCAAGAAGAAGAAGTCCTTCATGTCCAACATCTTCCGCAAGAAGGGCCGCAGCGGCGCCGGCAGCTCCGACAAGCGCCCGCCCTCCCGCCGGGACCGGGACTTCCTCTTCG ATTTGGAAGAGAAATACGGCGAGAGGGAGAGGGCGgacgccgcggcggcggcggagttccTGGACGCGTCCCCGGCCGTCCGCAAAAGCGTCTCAG ATCGGCATTGCGCGACGCGGATCGAGAGCCTGACCCTGAGCTGCCTCGACTCGCCCAACCGGAACGTCGACACACGGGAGTACAG GGTGTTCGTGGGCACGTGGAACGTGGGCGGGAGGCCCCCTAACAGCAGCCTTAACCTAGAGGATTTTCTCCAGATAGAAGGGCTACCCGACATATACGTCCTAGG GTTCCAGGAGATCGTGCCGCTGAACGCGGGCAACGTGCTGGTGGTGGAGGACAACGAGCCGGCGGCCAAGTGGCTGGCGCTCATCTACCAGGCGCTCAACAAGccccagcagcagcagcaggcgcAGGCGCAGCAGCAGCAGGACCAGCCGTCCTCCGGCGACGAGCTGTCGCCGACGGAGTccgtcgcctcctcctcctcctcccgggCCCGGCCGTCCATCCCCAAGTCCTCTAGCAGCGGCGCGCTCTTCTTCTCCAAGCCGTCCCTCAAGGCGCTCAGCAAGAGCTACCGCGTCAACAGCGCGCTCGTCAAGACCTGCACCTGCATGGCCAACCCCTCCACCATGCACCGCCGCGCCAGGGAGATGCGGGACTTCATCTACCGCGTCGAGGCCTCCCCGTCCGGCGCCGACGACCCGGAcccctcctgctcctcctcctcctcggcgaTGACGACGCCCGCGGGACCCGACGCCGGCggcgtcgtcggcggcggcggcatgaGCTACTGCCTGATCGCGAGCAAGCAGATGGTGGGCATCTTCCTGTCGGTGTGGGTGCGGCGGGAGCTGGTGCAGAACATCGGCCACCTCCGGGTGGACTCCGTGGGGCGCGGCATCATGGGCCGCCTCGGCAACAAGGGGTGCATCGCCATGAGCATGACACTGCACCAGACCAGCGTCTGCTTCGTGTGCAGCCACCTGGCCTCCGGCGAGAAGGACGGCGACGAGGTCCGCCGCAACTCCGACGTCGCCGAGATCCTCAAGAGCACCCAGTTCCCCCGCATCTGCAAGGTCCCCGGCCAGCGCATCCCCGAGAAGATCATCGACCACGA CCGGATCATATGGCTCGGGGACCTGAACTACCGCGTCGCGCTGAGCTACGACGAGACAAGGGTGCTGCTGGAGCAGAACGACTGGGACACCCTGCTGGAGAACGATCAG CTGATGATCGAGAGGCAAGCAGGAAGGGTGTTCAAGGGGTGGAAGGAGGGCAAGATCTACTTCGCGCCGACGTATAAGTACAAGCTCAACTCCGACACCTACGCCGGCGAGACCACCAAGTCCAAGAGGAAAAGGAGAACACCCTCATG GTGCGACCGGATACTGTGGCACGGCAAGGGGATAGAGCAGCTGCAGTACATCAGGGGGGAGCACCGGTTCTCCGACCACCGGCCCGTCTGCAGCGTTTTCGTGGTCGAGGCCGACGCCGACAACGGGAGCAGGATCAGGAAGGGCTACTCCACCCTCGACTCCAGGGTCCACTGCGAGTCGCCGTTGCCGATACCGCAGAGACACAGCTTCTATGACTTTTGA